From Halorussus lipolyticus:
GCCTCGCGGTCGAACGTCTCCCAGACGGTGCCGAACTCGTCGTCGGTCATCTCGGGCGGGAGGGTGAACGTGACCGCGAGGTGGGAGGGCGGGATGCCGGAGACGGCGGCGTCCGACAGCGCGACGTGGACCGCGAACCACGCCGCCTTCTCGAACCCGAGGTTGGGGACGAGCGAGAGGGGGTCGCTGGCGAGGACGACGGCCTCGCCGCCGACTTCCACGACCCCGAAGTCCACGCCGTGTTGGGGGCCGAGGGTCACGTCCTCGCGGCTTGCGCCGAGGTGCGGGTAGATTCGCTGGTCGAAGAAGTCCCTGTCAACCTTGCCGAGGTCGGTCATTGGCGGGGATTGGGCGGGTGCGGACTAATCGGTGGTGGTTCCGCGAGCCACGTGGGTTCACGCAGTCGCGCCGGGTCGAACCGTCAGGTTGGTTGCGGGCCTCAGTAACCGTCCATCGCTGTGATTCTGCGGTTCGCGCTTCGAGCCACACAAATAGAAATATTTGCCAGAAAAACAAAACGGTGTGCAAAACAAATATGGAGACAACTCCACTCTCAAACCATCCCGTCTCCCCGGCCAAAACGTAATGACGGTAGACGTGTTCGTAAGCCCACGGGAATGAGGGGGAGCGAGCCATCGTCACCGCCGGACAGCCGTATCGCCAGTCCGCTCGCAACGTTTGCGGTCGCCTACGGATTCTACCTCGCGCTCGGCCGGGCCACTGACCCGTTCGACATCGTGACCGGCGCGGTGAGCGCGGGGATTGTGACAGTCGCGCTCTCGGGCCTCGTCTTCGAGGAGGCCCCGTCTCTCGGTCGGTCCGGCGGGCGGTTTCTCCGGGCGGTCGCCGTCCTGCCGGGTCTGCTCTGGGAGATTCTGCGGGCCAACGTCGCGCTCGCCGTCGTCCTCCTCGACCCGCGACTCCCCATCGACCCCGAAGTCGTCCGGGTCGAATCTCGGGCCGAGTCGGACCTCGAACGCACCGCCGTCGCCAGCGCGATTACTCTCACGCCCGGCACGGTGGTCCTCGACGTGGTTGAGGACACCTTCCACGTCCACGCGCTCACCGCCGCCTCCCGCGAGTCGCTCCGCGAGGGGACCATCGAGCGCGGCGCGGCGTTCGTGTTCGGCGGCCGCGAGGCGACTCGTGACCCTCGGATGGCCGACGAATCGCGGGCGGGTTCCGAGGACCGCCGGACCGGTGAGGACCGCCCGAACGAGGAGGACCGCTCCGAATGACCACCGCTCCGACCGACCTCCTGCTGGTCGCCGCCGTCCTGCTGGTCGCACTTGCCGGCGCGGTCGGCTACCGGGTCGTCGTCGGGCCGACCCTGCAGGACCGCGTGATTGCGGTCAACGCCCTCGGAACTACGGCAGTCGTCGTCCTCGCGGTCCTCTCGGCGGCGTTCGACGACCCCGGTCTCCTCGACGTGGCGCTGGTCTACGGTCTGCTCAACTTCCTGCTGAGCGTCGGCCTCGCGCGGGTCCTCGGCGAGCGGAGCGACGCCCAGTCGTCTCCGACCGGAGGCCCGCGATGACGCCCCGCGAAATTCTCGTCGCCCTGCTCGCTGGCGCGAGCGTCTTCTTCACCGGCCTCGCTGTGGTTGGCCTGCTTCGCCTGCCCGACGTGTTCGCCCGCGCTCACGCCGCCTCGAAGGCCGACACGCTCGGCGCGCTCTCGGCGTTCGCAGGGGTCGGGGTCGCGTTCGGCGTCGATTCGGCCACGCTCAAAGTCGCCATGCTGTTCGTCTTCGTGCTGGTGACGACCCCCACAGCGACTCACGCAGTCGTCCGGACCGCCTACAGAGACGGTCGCAGTGGTCCCGAAGCGGAATCGGGTGGTGAGCGCAGTGGTTGACCTGCTGGTCGCCGCGCTTCTGGCGCTCTGCGTCTTGCTGGCGATTTCCATCGCCCTCCTCGCCGACGCGGTGTCTGCGGTGGTCGTCTTCGGGGCCTACGGCCTCGCGCTGGCGATGCTCTGGGCGGTCCTGCGCGCTCCGGACGTGGCGCTGACCGAGGCCGCGGTCGGGGCCGGCATCTCGACCGCGCTGTTTCTGGCGGTCCTGCGCCGGTTCCCCGACCTATTTTCGGCCCCCGAGATTCGATTCCGGGTCCGGCCCGCGACCGCACTCACTGCCGGCGGGACGGCCCTCGCGCTCGGGGTTACGATTCCGGCGCTCCCGGCCTTCGGCGACCCGACCGCGCCCGCGTTCCGGCGAGCCGTGCCCTTCTACCTCGCCGACGCGCCGACGCTGGGCATCGAGAACGTCGTGACCGCGATTCTGGTCGTCTACCGCGGGTTCGACACCTTCGGCGAGGTCGTGGTGGTGTTCACCGCGGGGGTCGCGTCAGCGGCGGTCCTCCGGGAGGTGACGGCGTGAGCGACCCGGAATCGGACGGACCGGGGACCGAGCGCGCCGGGGGTATCGTGGCTGATACCACCGTCCGCGTCGTCGCGCCCTTCGCGGCCACGCTCGGCCTGTTCACGACCCTCCACGGGACCTCCTCGGTCGGCGGCGGTTTTCAGGGCGGGGTCGTGATTGCGGCCACGATTCTCCTGCTGGCGTTCGCGGTCGGTCCCGGCTGTGTGCGCTCCGCGCTCGCAGTTCCGCGCTCGCCCGCGCTCGCGGCCGGAGGAGTCCTCGGGTTCGCCGTCGTCGGCGTCGGCCCGGTGGCGTTCGGGGGTCGGGTCCTCGAACTGTCGGTTTACCCGATTCCCAAACCTGTGGTCTACGCCACCGAACTCGCTGAGGTCGCCATCGCGGTGACGGTCTCTGCCACGCTGGTCGGTCTCTGGTTCCTCCTTGCAGGTGATTTCCGTGCTTGAGGCGTATCTGGCCCGCCTGCCCTACCTCGCGGCGGTCGCGCTGGTGGCAATCGGTCTCGGCGTGCTGGTCGGCGAACCGAGCAGGTTGAAGAAAGTGGTGGGTGTCAACGTCTTTCAAACCGGCGTCCTGCTGTTGCTGGTCGCGTCAGCGTACCGGACCGGCGGACGCCCCCCGCTGGCCCGGCCGGGGAGTGCGGACCTGCCGTCGGTTAACCCCTTGCCCCACGTCCTCGTGCTGACGGCCATCGTGGTCGGGGTGAGTCTGACCGCGCTGGCGCTGGCACTGGTGATTCGGGTGCGCTGGGAGGAGACCAGTCCGGGAGGGAGAGCGTGACCGACCTCCTGCTCCCCGCGCTGGTCGCGCTTCCGGTGGTCGGCGCGGCGCTGGCGGTGCTGGCGGGCGACCGCCTCGCGGGGTGGATTTCGGGCACGACGCTCACAGCGCAGACGCTCCTCGCGGGCGCGCTCGTGGCCCGAGTCGCCGACTCGGGGCGCGTCAGCACCGTCGTCGGCGGGTTTCGCCCGGCGGTGGGCGTCGAACTGCGGGCCGACCCGCTCGCCGGCCTCGTCGTCGCGCTGGTCGCGGTCGTCGTTCTGGGGGCGGTCTGGTACGCCAACGCGACTCCTTCGGTCTCCGGCGCTCGGCCCGACGTTCTCCTACTCCTGCTCACGGCGGGCCTCTCGGGCGTGGCGCTGACCGCCGACCTGTTCAACCTCTACGTCGTCCTCGAAATCACCGGACTGGCGGCCTACGCGCTGGTCGCGCTCGGCGAGCGGGGGTCGGCCCGCGCCGCGCTCCGGTACCTCGTGGTCGGGACCGTCGGCGCGAGCCTCTATCTCCTCGGCGTCGCATATCTCTACATTTCTTTAGGACAACTAAATATAGCTAGAAGTAACGAATTCATCTCTCAAGTCGGTCTCTCGTCGCCGCTCGTTCTGGCGGCGTTCTCGCTGGCGTTCGTCGGGTTAGCGGTCAAGATTCCGCTCGTGCCGGTCCACACGTGGCTCCCCGACGCTCACGCTCGGGCGTCAGTTCCGGCCAGCGTGGTCCTCTCGGCGCTGGTGACGACGGCGGGCGTCTACGGCCTCGTGAAGGTCCTCTACGGCGCGTTCGGCACCGAATTTCTGACCGCGAATCCCGCGGTCGGCCAACTGATTTCCGGTCTCGGGGCGGTCAGTCTGCTGGTCGGCGGCGCGCTCGCGCTCCGCGAATCGAAGGTCAAGCGCGTGCTGGCCTACTCGACCGTCTCCCAGTTGGGCATCGTCGTGGTCGGCGTCGGCCTCGGGAGTCGCGTCGGCCTGACCGGTTCTGCGGTCCACCTGCTCGGCCACGCCGTCACCAAGGCGGGCCTGTTCTTCTCCGCGGGACTCCTCGCGTCGGCCACCGACGCCAAGACCGTCGAGGAGTACGCCGGTCTCGCCGACCGCGCTCCGGTCACCAGTGCGGCGTTCGCGCTCCTCTCGCTCGGGATGATTGGCGTCCCGCCGACGGTCGGATTCGCCGGCAAGTGGTACGTCCTCGTCGCGGCCGCCGACGCCGAGGCGTGGCTATTGGTCGGGGCCGTCCTCGTCAGTTCGCTCGTCTCGCTGGCGTACTTCGGTCGGATTCTGGCCCAGATGTACTTCGCGTCGGCCGAATCGGACCGCGCCGAGGGTCCGGACGCGCCGACTGCGGCCGGGCCGAACCGTCCGCTCGATTCGGTCCCCGCGTCGGCCCTCGACGCCCTCCCGGTCGCCGCCGCCGTCGCCACCGTCGCGCTGGGCCTGTCGGCCGCCCTCCTCGCACAGTTCCTCGAACCGGCGATTTCCGGACTGCTGGCATGACCGAGGTACAGTCTCTCCGCCCGGCGCTCGCCGTCGCCATCCCGGCGCTGGCCGCCGTCGCGGTGTTGGTCTCTCGCAGTCGCCCCAACCTCAGGGAATCGGTGACCGCGCTCGCGGCCGTCGCCGAGTTGGTCGTGGTCGGAAGCCTCGCCTCCTCGGCGCTGGCGGGCCAGACGCCGACGACTTCCTTCGGCACCTTCGCCACCGGAATCCCGCTCGCCTTCCGGGCCGACGCGCTCGGCGCGCTGTTCGCCTCGGTCGCAGGGGTCCTCTGGCTCGTCGCCAGCGTCTACAGCGTCGGCTACATGCGAGGACTCGCCGAACACGGCCAGACGCGGTTCTTCTCAGCGTTCGCTGTCAGCATCGCGTCGGCGATGGGGGTCGCGCTCGCTGGCAACCTGCTGACCCTGTTCGTCGCCTACGAACTCCTGACCGTCGCCACCTACCCCCTCGTCGCCCACGCCGGAACCGCGGAGGCCCGGCGGTCGGGCCGGAAGTACGCCCGCTACGCCTTCGGCGGCGGGATTGCGGTCCTCGGGGGCACCGTGCTGGTCTACGTCCTCGCCGGAAGCGTCACCTTCACGCCCGGCGGCCTCGCTGGCCTCGGAACCGCCGACCCACTCGTCGCCGAGGTCGCATTCGGCTTGCTGGCGGGCGGATTCGGCGTCAAAGCCGCGGTGATGCCCTTCCACGGTTGGCTTCCCGACGCGATGGTCGCCCCGACCCCGGTCTCGGCGCTCCTCCACGCGGTCGCAGTCGTCAAGAGCGGCGTCTTCGGCATCGCCCGAGTCGTCCTGTTCGTCTTCGGTCCCGAGGCGGTCCGCGAGTCGGCGCTCCGGTGGCCGCTGGCCGGTCTCGCCACAGCGACGATGATTCTGGCCGGCTTTCTGGCGCTCCGACAGGACAAACTCAAGCGCGTGCTGGCCTACTCGACGACCAGCCAACTCTCGTTCATCGTCCTCGGTCTGGTCGTCCTCACGCCGACCGCGGTCCTCGGGGCGCTGTTCCACCTCGTGACCCACGCCTTCATGAAGATTACCGCGTTCTTCTGCGCCGGCACCATCTACGTCGAGACGAGGACCGAGTACGTCCCGCAGATGTCGGGCATCGCTCGCAGGCTTCCAGTCACGACCACGGCCTTCTCGGTCGTGGCGGCGGGACTGGTCGGCGTCCCCCTCGTCGGCGGGTTCGTCAGCGAGTGGTACCTCGCGCTCGGGACACTGGCGGGACCGGTTCCCCTCCTCGCCGCCGCGTTCTGGCTGGCCGCGTTCGTGAAACTGCTCTTTTTCTGGCCCATCGTCTCGACCGCGGTGTTCGACTCGCCGCTCGAAGCCCGGTGGTCCGGCCCCGAGTCCCGCCTCTCGGAGGCCTCGCCCGCCTTGCTCGGCCCCCTGCTGTTCACCGCGGTCGTGGCGGTCCTCCTCGGGGTGGTCCCGACCGCCACGCCCTTCTTCGACCTCGCGGAGGCGGTCGTCGCGGAGGTGTTCGGCCCGTGAGCTGGTGGGCCGCCCTTCCTCCGGCGGGCTTCCTGCTGGCGGCCGCGCCGGTCGCTGGGGCCTCCTCCCGGCGGGTGGGTCACGCTGTTGGGGTTGTGGCCGGCCTCCTCGTCTTTGGCTGGTCGCTCGCGGTTCCGGCGGGCCGGCACTTCCCGACCACCCTGTTCGGCTTCGACGCGGTGGTGGTCGCGGTCGGTCCACTCTCGCGCACCGTGGGGGTCGTCCTCGGATTCATCGCGGCCGTCAACGTGGTCTACGCCTACGCCACCGACGCCCCGAGGAGTACGACGGCCTACGCGCTGGCCTACACCGGGGTCTGCCTCGGTGCGGTGTTCGCAGGCGACTGGCTCACCCTCGTCGTCTTCTGGGAACTGATGGCTGTCGGCGCGACCCTGCTGGTCTGGAACCGCGGCAGTGACGCCATCCGGGCGGGGTTCCGGTACGCGGTCTACCACGAAGTCGGCGGGGTCTTCCTCATCGCGGGGGTCCTGCTTCACTACCTCCGAGTCGGGAGTTTCGTTTTCACCGGGCAGGGTTTCTCACCCGGTCTCCCCGCGGTTCTGGCCGCAATCGGCATCGGCCTGAACGTCGGGTTTCTGGGGCTTCACCCGTGGCTGGTGGATTCGTACCCTCGGTCACATGTCGCCGCAACGGTCGTCCTCTGCGGTTGCACCACCAAGGTCGGCGTCTACGCGCTCGCCAGAGCCTTCCCCGGCGGCCACGTCGCAATCGCGGCGATGGGGGGCGCGATGGTGCTGGTCGGGGTCACGATGGCAGTCTTGCAGGTCGAGGTCCGAAGGCTCCTGACCTACCACATCGTCTCGCAGGTCGGCTACATGGTCGCCGGGGTCGGCGTCGGGTCGGCGCTCGGCCGGGCCGGCGGGATGGCCCACCTGCTCAACAACGTCCTCTACAAGAGCCTCCTGTTCATGGTCGGCGGCCTGCTTCTGGTCCGAACCGGCTCGGAGAACCTGAAGAAGATGGGCGGGTTGGCCCGCGAGACGCCAGTCCTGTTCGCCACCTACGCGGTCGCCGC
This genomic window contains:
- a CDS encoding Na+/H+ antiporter subunit E; amino-acid sequence: MRGSEPSSPPDSRIASPLATFAVAYGFYLALGRATDPFDIVTGAVSAGIVTVALSGLVFEEAPSLGRSGGRFLRAVAVLPGLLWEILRANVALAVVLLDPRLPIDPEVVRVESRAESDLERTAVASAITLTPGTVVLDVVEDTFHVHALTAASRESLREGTIERGAAFVFGGREATRDPRMADESRAGSEDRRTGEDRPNEEDRSE
- a CDS encoding cation:proton antiporter, with amino-acid sequence MTTAPTDLLLVAAVLLVALAGAVGYRVVVGPTLQDRVIAVNALGTTAVVVLAVLSAAFDDPGLLDVALVYGLLNFLLSVGLARVLGERSDAQSSPTGGPR
- the mnhG gene encoding monovalent cation/H(+) antiporter subunit G, coding for MTPREILVALLAGASVFFTGLAVVGLLRLPDVFARAHAASKADTLGALSAFAGVGVAFGVDSATLKVAMLFVFVLVTTPTATHAVVRTAYRDGRSGPEAESGGERSG
- a CDS encoding DUF4040 domain-containing protein gives rise to the protein MSAVVDLLVAALLALCVLLAISIALLADAVSAVVVFGAYGLALAMLWAVLRAPDVALTEAAVGAGISTALFLAVLRRFPDLFSAPEIRFRVRPATALTAGGTALALGVTIPALPAFGDPTAPAFRRAVPFYLADAPTLGIENVVTAILVVYRGFDTFGEVVVVFTAGVASAAVLREVTA
- a CDS encoding MnhB domain-containing protein, which encodes MSDPESDGPGTERAGGIVADTTVRVVAPFAATLGLFTTLHGTSSVGGGFQGGVVIAATILLLAFAVGPGCVRSALAVPRSPALAAGGVLGFAVVGVGPVAFGGRVLELSVYPIPKPVVYATELAEVAIAVTVSATLVGLWFLLAGDFRA
- a CDS encoding sodium:proton antiporter; the protein is MLEAYLARLPYLAAVALVAIGLGVLVGEPSRLKKVVGVNVFQTGVLLLLVASAYRTGGRPPLARPGSADLPSVNPLPHVLVLTAIVVGVSLTALALALVIRVRWEETSPGGRA
- a CDS encoding proton-conducting transporter membrane subunit, encoding MTDLLLPALVALPVVGAALAVLAGDRLAGWISGTTLTAQTLLAGALVARVADSGRVSTVVGGFRPAVGVELRADPLAGLVVALVAVVVLGAVWYANATPSVSGARPDVLLLLLTAGLSGVALTADLFNLYVVLEITGLAAYALVALGERGSARAALRYLVVGTVGASLYLLGVAYLYISLGQLNIARSNEFISQVGLSSPLVLAAFSLAFVGLAVKIPLVPVHTWLPDAHARASVPASVVLSALVTTAGVYGLVKVLYGAFGTEFLTANPAVGQLISGLGAVSLLVGGALALRESKVKRVLAYSTVSQLGIVVVGVGLGSRVGLTGSAVHLLGHAVTKAGLFFSAGLLASATDAKTVEEYAGLADRAPVTSAAFALLSLGMIGVPPTVGFAGKWYVLVAAADAEAWLLVGAVLVSSLVSLAYFGRILAQMYFASAESDRAEGPDAPTAAGPNRPLDSVPASALDALPVAAAVATVALGLSAALLAQFLEPAISGLLA
- a CDS encoding proton-conducting transporter membrane subunit — its product is MTEVQSLRPALAVAIPALAAVAVLVSRSRPNLRESVTALAAVAELVVVGSLASSALAGQTPTTSFGTFATGIPLAFRADALGALFASVAGVLWLVASVYSVGYMRGLAEHGQTRFFSAFAVSIASAMGVALAGNLLTLFVAYELLTVATYPLVAHAGTAEARRSGRKYARYAFGGGIAVLGGTVLVYVLAGSVTFTPGGLAGLGTADPLVAEVAFGLLAGGFGVKAAVMPFHGWLPDAMVAPTPVSALLHAVAVVKSGVFGIARVVLFVFGPEAVRESALRWPLAGLATATMILAGFLALRQDKLKRVLAYSTTSQLSFIVLGLVVLTPTAVLGALFHLVTHAFMKITAFFCAGTIYVETRTEYVPQMSGIARRLPVTTTAFSVVAAGLVGVPLVGGFVSEWYLALGTLAGPVPLLAAAFWLAAFVKLLFFWPIVSTAVFDSPLEARWSGPESRLSEASPALLGPLLFTAVVAVLLGVVPTATPFFDLAEAVVAEVFGP
- a CDS encoding proton-conducting transporter membrane subunit; the encoded protein is MSWWAALPPAGFLLAAAPVAGASSRRVGHAVGVVAGLLVFGWSLAVPAGRHFPTTLFGFDAVVVAVGPLSRTVGVVLGFIAAVNVVYAYATDAPRSTTAYALAYTGVCLGAVFAGDWLTLVVFWELMAVGATLLVWNRGSDAIRAGFRYAVYHEVGGVFLIAGVLLHYLRVGSFVFTGQGFSPGLPAVLAAIGIGLNVGFLGLHPWLVDSYPRSHVAATVVLCGCTTKVGVYALARAFPGGHVAIAAMGGAMVLVGVTMAVLQVEVRRLLTYHIVSQVGYMVAGVGVGSALGRAGGMAHLLNNVLYKSLLFMVGGLLLVRTGSENLKKMGGLARETPVLFATYAVAALAIAGVPGFNGFVSKGMVIDSADAGGLELLWWALVVGGVGTVVSFAKFGYYAFLGERHGDSADEIPSLAPVEAVPLVAVSVACVALGLFPDLLFAVLPPGTEEAKVFVSSQFTKAGAVLVAGLAVFALLKRPLSKVTGAPDLDSVYHPAGRAALDFAAEATIRVATALDSVASSVNTAGDRWQTATFPEGRLDPIGVGVLLVVLTLAVVLAVLLGV